Proteins co-encoded in one Vigna radiata var. radiata cultivar VC1973A unplaced genomic scaffold, Vradiata_ver6 scaffold_259, whole genome shotgun sequence genomic window:
- the LOC106755427 gene encoding BAG family molecular chaperone regulator 2: MIMLRSMRFSRSGSKLRNGNKATTPTENDCRSICEIQWELRPGGMLVQKRESNLSSGEGLITITVSTVSHSHQISIESTSTFGELKIILSLVTSFEPREQRLLFKGKERGDDEYLHMVGVRDKDKVLLLEDPAIKEKKMLGLRDRPISNPSRTISV, from the exons ATGATTATGTTGAGGTCAATGAGGTTCAGCCGAAGCGGCTCCAAGCTTAGAAATGGGAACAAAGCAACAACACCCACAGAAAATGATTGTAGGAGCATTTGTGAAATCCAATGGGAACTTAGGCCTGGCGGCATGCTTGTTCAGAAAAGGGAGAGTAACCTAAGTTCAGGGGAGGGATTGATCACAATTACGGTGTCAACTGTCTCTCACTCACACCAAATTTCTATTGAGTCCACATCAACTTTTG GAGAATTGAAAATTATCCTGTCATTGGTGACAAGTTTTGAGCCCCGAGAGCAAAGGCTTCTCTTCAAGGGTAAAGAGAGAGGAGACGATGAATATCTACATATGGTTGGAGTGAGAGACAAGGACAAGGTTCTTCTATTGGAGGATCCAGCTataaaggagaagaaaatgcTTGGGTTAAGAGACCGACCCATTAGCAATCCAAGTCGTACCATCTCTgtgtga